DNA from Pajaroellobacter abortibovis:
TACAACGGGGCTCAGGAATATGTGACGGCTACTTCTCCTTTAGGGGATCGGAGCACTTCGAGCCAACTGCTCGATACCCCCCTCTCGTACAAGCGATCTGGTGGCGAAGGGGTTATTGGACAGGCGATCAGTTCCTTTTCTCGCCTTCTTTTGCAATATCGCCTTGAGGGGATCGATGCCAATCTACCTGAGGAAAATCGAGGTAATTTAATCAATAATAAACTGATCGCTGGGAAGTCTATCTTAAGCGCGTGTGGGGTTAGTTGGGTATTGGATACGCGGGACGATCCGTTTCTTCCTACAAAAGGGGAATGGATTTCGGCTCATGCTTTGCTTTCTACTTCGTGGATAGGAAGCTCCTATCAGTTTATCAAAGTGGATGTGCGTGCTTCTCGCTGGTTTGTACTCCCTTGGAAGCATATTTTTCGGGTAGATGGCATTATGGGGCTAATAGAGGGGGAAGCCCCTATTTTCGAAAATTTTTATGTAGCTGATTTTACAGATCTTCTCCCTCACCGCGTTCTTGATCTGAATTTTGATCGCCGTTCCTCACCGAACCTCCTCGGTACTTCTATCGAGACAATGCGGTATGGAGAGTATGCAGGTAAGTTGAATATTCAGTATCGGTGGCCTATCTATCGAGGGCATCGCTCTATCTATGGTGTTGATCTGTTTGGTTCTACAGGTGTGTATACGGTGATCGATCCAGAGATTGTGAAAAAATCCATGGAACATTATCGGGGGATCAATCGCGTGCCCATCGATTTTACATTTAATTTCGGGCTACAGATGGATACAGTAGCGGGTGGCTTTACCTTTGGACTTTCTAATTTTGTAGGGTTGGTCCCTTTCCCTAGCGGAAGTTTATGAGAGAAAAAAGGCATTGTCGATGGTTTGTTCTTCTTTTCTTTGGGCTACAACCGTCAGCTCTTAAGGCGGCTGACACTTCTCCACAGGACCTTCCTTTGCGAAGTGCGTCGTTTCGTTGGGATGGAACTCTTCTGCGAGTCAGCTTCTCTTACCGCGATCTAGTGGATGGACCGACTGTTCATAAGCTAGTCAGTGGCATCCCTGTTCTTATCCGTACGCGTGTGGATGTGATTCGGAAAAAAGACCAGTTCCCCGTCGCTTTTTTCGTTTATTCTTGTCATGTTGTCTATGACCTTTGGGATGAGGTCTACCGCATTACAATTTCTCAGTCAGGAAGGGAGAATAAATCCGCTGCATTAGGTGTGGAAGGGATTCTTCACCAATGTGCAGAAGGGCGAGATTGGCCCATTGTCTCGCGAACACTCTTAAAAGAAAATAAAACTTATTTTCTTCGTGTTTTGTCTGAAATCGATCCCACGGATCCTGAACTTTTAGCAGAAGTGAGACGTTGGATAGGACCACCATTGGGTACCCATTGGCTAGATCCAGGGGGAGCTCTTTTTGCTTCTTTTGCGAAGCTTTTTGTTCGCAAAATAGGAGGGAGCGAGCGTCATATTCTGTTCCGAACTCCTCCCCTTCCGCATTAGGATAGTTGCATGCAGTACCTCCCCTATCCCGCCTCTCTTACCAGCAAACTGAAGACACTCCCTAAGAAACCTGGGGTGTATCTTTTCAAGGATGCCGCGGGGAAGATTATTTATGTTGGCAAAGCGAAGAATTTGCGTTCGCGGGTACGGAGCTATTTTCAAAGTAGCCTTACCGATTCTCGCGCTTCTATCCCTTTCTTGCTTCGGGTGGTTCGCGATTTTGACACTGTTGTGGCGGGGAATGAGAATGAAGCGCTGATTTTAGAGAATAACCTGATCAAAGAATACCAGCCAACCTACAATGTCCGCTTGAGAGATGACAAAGAATATCTTTCTCTCAAGTTGGATATCTCGCATTCCTGGCCTCGTTTCTATCTAGCCCGGCGGTTTCCTGCTCATGCAGAAAAAGAACGAGTCTTTGGCCCGTATTCCTCTTCAATGGCTGTCAGGCGCGCACTTTATCTGGTCAATAAGCACTTCCAGTTAAGAACGTGTACGGATACAGAATTTCTTGCGCGTCGATACCCTTGCTTGCAATATCATATCAAGCGTTGTCCTGCACCCTGCGTCTATGAGGTAGAGGCTGCATGGTACGCGAGGCAGATTCGATCGGCGAGTCTATTTTTAGAAGGCCGTTATGATGAGCTCTCTCGTGAATTGGAAGTGCAGATGAAAGAGTATGCCCAGGCGATGCATTTTGAGCTGGCTGCTGTGTATCGCGATCAATTGCGTATGATCGCACAACTCCAGGAGCAGCAGCGAGTGGTCTCGCTGGACCGGCGCGATCGTCATGTGATCGGCCTTCATCGAGAGGGGGATCTGGCAGAAGTGGCTCTTCTGATCATCAGGAAGGGGAGACTTACGGGAGTAGTGACTTTCTCAATCAAAGGGGTCGAAATCCCTGATGAGGAGGTGATCGCTGCCTTTTTAATACAATATTATGGAGGGGAGCAGAAAGATTCTTGCTTTGAGGAGAATCGTGAAATGGGCCGTCAAGTTCATCCTTGGGTGGGTCTGATCCCTCCGGAAGTCATTCTTCCTGTTAAACCGGAAGGAATGTCCGCTATAGCAACATGGCTCTCAAAAAAAGCAGGGCAGTATGTCTCTGTCTTCTGTCCAAAACGGGGAGAACGAGTTGCTCTGCTTGCGCTTGCCCATCAAAACGCGCGTCATGCATTTGCAGAGAAGCAACGTGAAAGCGAAGATAGTGAACGTAAACTCGCGCAGTTTCAGCAAGGGCTTCGCCTTCCCAGATTCCCTCGTCGGATCGAGTGCTGTGATATTTCTCATCTAGGAGGAACGAATACCGTTGGAGCAATTGTCGCGATGACGGATGGACAGCTCGATAAGAAACGCTATCGCATTTTTCATGTGCGCGGGATAGGAGAGGAGAGTGTTGGGGGGGATGATTATCACGCGATGTATGAGGTGTTAGCACGCAGATTTTGCAGAGGCAAAAAGGTAGACCTCTCTAGCCACGCCGATCCAGAAAAGAGGGCTGTCCACCAGAAAGAAAAAAAAGGAGGGATGAGCAAATCTGACTCCAAATGGGAACTTCCTGATCTATTTGTGGTCGATGGTGGACGTGGTCAGCTTGCAGTTGCTCTTGCTGCAGCTCGCGATCTTGGACTACACGATCTCCCTGTGGTAGCGATTGCCAAGGAACGAGAAACAACTGTGGGAGAAATCCTGTCGGATCGCGTCTATCTTCCGGGGCAAAAAAATCCGATTCCTTTGGGGAAACATTCAGCAGCTCTCTTTTTGCTTACGAGGTTACGTGATGAGGCGCATCGATTTTCTAACCGCGCTCGCGAGCGGCTGGGATGGAAAAGGTGGAGTCATTCGTCGCTCGAGGATATCCGTGGGCTTGGCTCTGCAGCGCGTACCGCCTTGCTTTCTTCTCTGGGGAGCATAGAGGCAATCCGCAAAGCGGATGATGCAACATTACTTGCCATCCCAGGTATTCGCGCGAGGCATGTCAAAGCGCTTCGCGCTGCTTTCTCTGACGAGGAGTCCTCCTGAGATGAAGAGGACCATTTTAATCATTGAAGATGAGCCTCACCTCGTGATGGGGCTTCGTGATGCGTTGGAATTTGAAGGATTTCATGTGGTGTTTGCTGCTAATGGGCGAGATGGTATCGCGCTGGCCAAATCGGCTTCGCCCGATGCGACGATCCTCGATCTGATGTTGCCCGATATGAATGGATACGCAGTATGTGAAGCGTTGCGTCGACAGAATCCCCATTTACCTATCATTATGCTCACAGCTCGCTCGCAGGAAATCGATAAGATTCGGGGTTTGGATGCGGGTGCAGATGATTATGTGACCAAGCCTTTTAGTGTCAATGAACTCATTGCGCGCATACGGGCTATTTTTCGTCGCGCCTCTCCCAAGATCAATGCAGTCAAGGAAATTCAATTGGGAAATATCTCGATTAATTTTGTGAAACATGAAATGACCGCGCGAGGTCGGATCCATCCATTGTCATTTTATGAAGTTGAACTGTTGCGCATGTTGGTTGAACGAATGGGCACCCCTGTTCATCGAGACGAAATTCTATCTCGCATCTGGGGTCTCGAGGCCTCTCCGACCAATCGGACAGTCGATAATTTCATCGTCAAATTGCGCAAGAAAATGGAGATTTCTCCAGAAAGACCGAAATATATCCTGACTGTATACGGATATGGATATAAACTGATCAATGACTGAGAATAGTTACACCCGCGGTACAATCAAGGCGATCTCAAGAAAGGGGAATGGAATATTGCCAGATTGCTTGTGAGGCTTTTGTTGAAGCCAGTGGCTTGTCACTCGATGGAGATAGAGAAGGATAGATACAGCAGTCTGCGAGAGGGAGAGCGCTTGGATCTGTTTGCAAAAAGAAACGGGAGGTGGATGCAACGTCGGCACCTCTGTGCCCGGTTCATAAAGCACAATCTGAGTACCTTTGATCGGATAAGAAGGTACTAAACTGAGCGATTTTTCTCAACAGTGCTTGAACCTCTATTTTCACAGTAGGATAAAAAAGTGCGGGCGCAATTTTGAGAATGATTCCTCGCTCATCTCGGGATGGATTGAGAGCGGTGTATTCCCCTAAAGAAGAGAACAACTCATCTGCGTCGATCCTGCCTGATCGTTGAGGAAATAGGCGTTGGATTAAGCGCCGTATACAAGCGCTCTGTTGCTCCATCACATCAGCAAAATCGATCGCTTATGGTGAGCTCGAAGAGACATTACCTAACTTCGATCGCGGTGAACGCAATGGAAGAAAAGGGGGCATCGGTGCCGCTTCGCGTAGCAGTTGTGTTTGAATGAAAGCAGAGGCTACCAGTGTGACCCATCTTGCTTCGGAGGAGGGGGAGAAGAGAGAGGAAAAGGATATGGGAAAACGTTGGTTCTCTTTCGGTTGAAATGCTGTGTGGGTGCCTAATAATTATTCAAGGCTTTGAGTAGGTGCTTTAGCTATTGAAGTAATATTTGATGATTTTTCTTTGGGTGGGGTAGAGTGGCTCTCAAACACCGCTTGAACAATGGAGTAACGCGGTAGCATAAAAAGAATCCAGTGATAGGGTATCCTTCCCTTTTTCATGGATGGGCTGGTGAACAGCAAAGGATAACTACTTTGCGTTTTTTAAGGCTGTGATTGCGCTCTAGTCGGAAGGTATATTGGTTGAGAGAACGAATGACCATCGGATGAAGAATCAAAAATTAGGGTCGATGGCAGAAAGGAACGAAAAACCAGTAGATTATACAACTACGTGGATTTTCTTGCTTAAGAGAGCATTCAATGTTGAGACGGTAACAATCCATACATAACGATTTCTGTATTTGAACAAGACACGATTCAATTAGTGAGTGAGTAGATGCACGAGCTCAATATCCAATTGTTGAGCAACTGGAAAAATGCGGTCGTCTTGATAGAATTCACCGTAAACGATGCGTACCAGGCCTGCACTTGTCAGCAACTTAAAGCAGTTCCAACAGGGGGAGGCTGTTACATACATCGTCCCTCCTTGAATCATGACACCATGTCGCGCCGCTTGAGCCACAGCATTGGTTTCTGCGTGTAACGTTCGTGTGCAATGGTTATTGACCAGAAGATGCCCTTCCTCATCACAATGAGGCAGTCCCCGGATAGAGCCGTTATATCCTGTTGCTAAAATACAGTGGTCTCGGACGATGACAACCCCTACAAACTTTCGATTGCAAGTGGAACGCATTGCAACTTCACGCGCAATATTCATAAAGTATTGATCCCATGAAGCTCGTTGTCTGGTCATGGATACAGAATGAAGAAGTGTGTGGAGAGGTGCAAGCAGAAAAATGGGGACTTGGTCCAGTCAGATTGAAATGGCATTAAATTAAACAGAAGGTTCATCAAACTGCTTTGATTGGGTGTGAAAGGGGAAATTCTATCCACATGTAAAGATATATTTAAGGACTGATATCGGGAAAGCAATTGTTTTCTTCTACTGCTTCTGTCTGGTCAACTATCTTATAAAATAAGCTTGTTGTCTCGATGGTTATATTAAAGGGCTGGTTTTTTCCAAGGCGATTAATAAGCTTCTCGAAATAACTCGTCTCAAGTCGCTCTTTGCCTATTTTTTTCTGCATGGCCAGATCGGAGAGCAGGGTAGCTTTGCCTTGGAAGGGGTTGACCTGGAGCAGAATAAACTCAGATTGGCTATCGAGCGAGTAAGTAATTATTGATAGGGTCTGCAAAGAGCTCTCTTCATCTGCCTATTCGTGGGGGCCTATCTTGCTGACAAGGAAATGGACGACTTATCGATAGAGACTTCCTTGGATATAGAAAGGAGGGATGTCAATGCCTACAAGTTGTACCTGCTTTGTGTCTCCGTCAGCGACTGTTTGGCAATGCCCACTCTGTGTGAGCCGAATGAATGCAGTGGAGAGACTTGATAAATAACCGTCTAGATAATTATCATGAGAAAGTGAAGGAGGGCATTCCATCCCAGGTTTACACGATCGATGACGAGATAGGATTTTCTTACTGCGAGCTGGTTGCTTCTCTTGAGGTAGAGAAGAGGTACTGTCACTGTGCACTCTGAAAGATCTATCAAAGCGCGGTGATCCGAGGTCCCCACGCTCCTTGGGGAGTTCGCTTTCGATGGTACGTTGTCTCCTAGTTGGAAGATGCCTGCTACTCGCAGGAAACTTTGTGGAAGTCCTAAGTAGTATTCCGAATGAATTGTCCCTTCTGCGATGACAAGAGCTGTGGAATGAGCAAGTGAGATAGCAGCCTGAGGCTTATAATTGTTTGGATAAATGAATGTCGGAATCGATCGAGATTGTTATAGAGGGAAGGAGCCTCGAGCGTACCTGAGGCCTCCACATGAGCATCTTGAATGAAAACCCCTGTTTTGAGTGATTGGGTCCCTCCTATCGAAACAGCATGATACCAATCGATCAACAAAGAACCGTTCAGCGGGTTAGGCAGGGAAGCATGAGAGACCGTCGATGTGTTGCCTTGAAGAAGTCCAAGAGGAAAGGGGCTATCTAATAATTTAGGGCGACATTCGTCTTTAACTCACCTGAACTGAAAAGCAGGTTGGTTCGCTTCTTCAGCTGCATAGTAGTAGGCTTCCCCCTCTTGTTGTTGAGCAGTGGTCAGATTGAGATGAGCATTTTTGTGGTTACCCACCTTTAGGTCTTCAGACTCAGAGCTTAAAAAGTCGGAAGACGTCTGACCAGAGCATGCTGCGAGGAAAGCTAAGAGTAAGTACTATTGATTTCGCATGGAATGATTCTGTCCTTAAAAGAAGGAAGAAAGTTAAAAAAAGAAGTTAATAAGTAGATGATCGATAGTTCATCACGAGGAAGGAGGACTATGCGGAAGCCCGGAAATTTTCGCTGCGAGAATGAAGTTATTTTCTGTGAGCCCGTTGATTTTGTGCGTCCATAGCTCTAAAACATATTTCCCCCAGTCGATAGCAAGAACAGGGTGATGGTGTTCCCTTTCGGCCAACTCTGCAATTTTGGTTGCAAAATTCATCGGTCCTTTAAAATCATGAAAGACAAGTTCTTTATAGAGATGGCCGGCAGAGTTGATCTGCTATTCATTTCCTAGCTTGAGCAGCAGTTGATGGGCCATGCTGGGGGAGAGGGGGGGGAACATTCCCATGGCATGGAGTACAAGTCTTATTTATCCATGAACTTTGCATGAACTTTTTGCTCTCTTATAGGTAATTTTAATCAAAATAATTTTAACAAATCTTCAGACAAAGACCATTCTGTCCCTTTGGCAGAAAAATCATATAAAATTTGGCCGTGATGCATCACGAGGATTCTATCTCCTAACTCTAGCTTATTGTGAACGCTATGCGTTACCATCAGCACAGTTAAAGCACGTTCCGTTACGATCTCCTGAGTGAGCCGTACAATCATAATGACTGTCTTGGGATCCAGTGCAGAAGTATGCTCAGTAAGTAGCAGGATCTTTGACTTTTGTGAAGTGGCCATGATCAGACTTAAAGCCTGCCTCTCTCCACCGGATAGCAGATTCGCTTTGACGTGCATTCTATTTTCAAGGTTGAGTTAAAGGGGGGCTAAGATTGCTTTAAATTGCTCTCTTGTCTGTTTGGAGGTTGCTAGGGAGAGCCTGCGCCTTTTCCCTCTGTGGGAAGCAATGCTGAGATTTTCTTCAATGGTGAGGTCTGGAAAGACCCCTGGATCTCGAAAAAACCGTGCAACCAACTTCGCTCGGATATGTTCGGGAACGGATGTCACTTTCTCGTTATCGATCCACACTTCCCATTCTGTGGGGATGATGTGACCTGCGATGACATTCATCTGAGTCGATTTGCCGGCTCCATTTCCACCGATCACTTTGATGAACTGCCCTTGATCGACAGACAGAGCGATCCTCTTGAGGATGTGGATGTCTTGGGACTCTCCTTTTATTTTGACATGAATGTTCTCTAGTTTGAGCACTTTATGAAGTGCGTGGTCTGTTGATCATCATGACGATCAGAATGGCGGTTATGAGGTTAGTATCTGAGGGTTGAAGGCTGATAGCATGGGCGTTGAGAGCGAAACCGACGCCAATGCGATATAAGATGGAACTGAGAACACAGCCGATCAGCGTCAGAAGCAAGTTATCTTTTCCACAGATCGCTTCTCCGATCATCACAGCGGCTGAGCCTACGACAATGATATCTGTTCCCATCGAGATGTGACTAAACCCTTGAGCGATGGCAAAACAACCTCCCGTAAAGTTTACAATCGCATTGCTGAGGCTTAAAGCAGTCTCTTGCATGGTCTCTAATTTGATCCCATAGGCAGGGCATACTTTAGGGTTGATGCCGATCGCTCTAATCGCGAGTCCGAAATTAGACAAAAAAAGCCAGTACAAGAAAAGAATCAAAAAGAGAACAGCACTTGCGCTCAAGGCGAGCTCTTGGGAGCCGGTCAGCAGATCCA
Protein-coding regions in this window:
- a CDS encoding response regulator transcription factor, translated to MKRTILIIEDEPHLVMGLRDALEFEGFHVVFAANGRDGIALAKSASPDATILDLMLPDMNGYAVCEALRRQNPHLPIIMLTARSQEIDKIRGLDAGADDYVTKPFSVNELIARIRAIFRRASPKINAVKEIQLGNISINFVKHEMTARGRIHPLSFYEVELLRMLVERMGTPVHRDEILSRIWGLEASPTNRTVDNFIVKLRKKMEISPERPKYILTVYGYGYKLIND
- a CDS encoding deoxycytidylate deaminase, translated to MTRQRASWDQYFMNIAREVAMRSTCNRKFVGVVIVRDHCILATGYNGSIRGLPHCDEEGHLLVNNHCTRTLHAETNAVAQAARHGVMIQGGTMYVTASPCWNCFKLLTSAGLVRIVYGEFYQDDRIFPVAQQLDIELVHLLTH
- a CDS encoding ABC transporter permease, with amino-acid sequence MTSGSTKRFYLNSSRLQPTARNPSMNGAQLLGATETGLFYALVSLAAWITLRVIQFPDLTVDGTFTLGAAVTAVTLAAGIHPVLALFLSTLASCCAGLMTALLHVKAKIPGLMASILVTTGLYSINMRIMGKPNVSIDMDLLTGSQELALSASAVLFLILFLYWLFLSNFGLAIRAIGINPKVCPAYGIKLETMQETALSLSNAIVNFTGGCFAIAQGFSHISMGTDIIVVGSAAVMIGEAICGKDNLLLTLIGCVLSSILYRIGVGFALNAHAISLQPSDTNLITAILIVMMINRPRTS
- a CDS encoding BamA/TamA family outer membrane protein, producing MHSAHAQPLIERERPSSSVSTQQEGELDYILERIEIKGDTKTLGQVIRSYFPRIGKKLNMDHKSLQKARYQLLTTGFFRDVQFVLQRGSQRGYVILTVYVSERNTLIIQDVWLGFSRYAASDGTAQPFTLYGGIEGGETNLMGTGMGLGGALAGAQDQIAFRTRFSYPRAFGTPWMFEAQVGYNGAQEYVTATSPLGDRSTSSQLLDTPLSYKRSGGEGVIGQAISSFSRLLLQYRLEGIDANLPEENRGNLINNKLIAGKSILSACGVSWVLDTRDDPFLPTKGEWISAHALLSTSWIGSSYQFIKVDVRASRWFVLPWKHIFRVDGIMGLIEGEAPIFENFYVADFTDLLPHRVLDLNFDRRSSPNLLGTSIETMRYGEYAGKLNIQYRWPIYRGHRSIYGVDLFGSTGVYTVIDPEIVKKSMEHYRGINRVPIDFTFNFGLQMDTVAGGFTFGLSNFVGLVPFPSGSL
- a CDS encoding ATP-binding cassette domain-containing protein, which encodes MLKLENIHVKIKGESQDIHILKRIALSVDQGQFIKVIGGNGAGKSTQMNVIAGHIIPTEWEVWIDNEKVTSVPEHIRAKLVARFFRDPGVFPDLTIEENLSIASHRGKRRRLSLATSKQTREQFKAILAPL
- the uvrC gene encoding excinuclease ABC subunit UvrC — translated: MQYLPYPASLTSKLKTLPKKPGVYLFKDAAGKIIYVGKAKNLRSRVRSYFQSSLTDSRASIPFLLRVVRDFDTVVAGNENEALILENNLIKEYQPTYNVRLRDDKEYLSLKLDISHSWPRFYLARRFPAHAEKERVFGPYSSSMAVRRALYLVNKHFQLRTCTDTEFLARRYPCLQYHIKRCPAPCVYEVEAAWYARQIRSASLFLEGRYDELSRELEVQMKEYAQAMHFELAAVYRDQLRMIAQLQEQQRVVSLDRRDRHVIGLHREGDLAEVALLIIRKGRLTGVVTFSIKGVEIPDEEVIAAFLIQYYGGEQKDSCFEENREMGRQVHPWVGLIPPEVILPVKPEGMSAIATWLSKKAGQYVSVFCPKRGERVALLALAHQNARHAFAEKQRESEDSERKLAQFQQGLRLPRFPRRIECCDISHLGGTNTVGAIVAMTDGQLDKKRYRIFHVRGIGEESVGGDDYHAMYEVLARRFCRGKKVDLSSHADPEKRAVHQKEKKGGMSKSDSKWELPDLFVVDGGRGQLAVALAAARDLGLHDLPVVAIAKERETTVGEILSDRVYLPGQKNPIPLGKHSAALFLLTRLRDEAHRFSNRARERLGWKRWSHSSLEDIRGLGSAARTALLSSLGSIEAIRKADDATLLAIPGIRARHVKALRAAFSDEESS